In Zingiber officinale cultivar Zhangliang chromosome 1A, Zo_v1.1, whole genome shotgun sequence, a genomic segment contains:
- the LOC122009088 gene encoding dirigent protein 22-like yields the protein MASASFFFFFLPFALFATAIAASSSNPNGYMHLRFYNHERILGSGPNATVVYSVHRTSSSSVSGFGNVYVYDNLLRAGVETDSPIIGRNQGMGVGSSMAENSGLTNFQLVFTAGEYNGSSLALQGLFPVAPLGTVFERAITGGTGKFRLARGYLLTSEVHATNTTLTGQLDAYISFR from the coding sequence ATGGCATCcgcctctttcttcttcttcttccttccctttgctctctttgccACCGCCATTGCTGCTTCCTCTTCCAATCCCAACGGCTACATGCACCTGCGTTTCTACAACCACGAGAGGATCCTCGGCTCCGGACCCAACGCCACCGTCGTCTACTCAGTCCACCGCACCAGCTCCTCCTCCGTCTCCGGATTCGGCAACGTCTACGTCTACGACAACCTTCTCCGAGCCGGGGTCGAGACCGACTCGCCTATTATCGGTCGGAATCAGGGCATGGGGGTCGGGTCGAGCATGGCCGAGAACTCCGGCCTCACCAACTTCCAGCTGGTTTTCACCGCCGGCGAGTACAACGGCAGCTCTCTCGCCCTACAGGGGTTGTTCCCGGTGGCCCCGCTGGGGACCGTGTTCGAACGGGCCATCACCGGCGGCACCGGAAAATTCCGGTTGGCCAGAGGCTACCTCCTGACCTCTGAAGTTCATGCGACGAACACAACCCTAACCGGACAACTCGACGCTTACATCAGCTTCCGTTGA
- the LOC122009093 gene encoding dirigent protein 22-like produces MASSTFFFFFFFFLLFAAAAASSNPNGYMHLRFYNHERILGSGPDATVVYAVERTSSTSGAGFGNVIVYDNLLRAGVEADSPIIGRNQGMGVGSSLAENSGLTNFQLVFTAGKYNGSSLSLQGLFPVAPLGTVFERAITGGTGKFRLARGYLLTTEVHATNTTLTGQLDAYIAFR; encoded by the coding sequence ATGGCATCctccactttcttcttcttcttcttcttcttcctcctattcGCTGCCGCCGCTGCCTCCTCCAATCCCAACGGCTACATGCACCTGCGCTTCTACAACCATGAGAGGATCCTCGGCTCAGGCCCCGACGCCACCGTCGTCTACGCAGTGGAGCGCACCAGCTCCACCTCCGGCGCCGGATTCGGCAACGTCATCGTCTACGACAACCTTCTCCGAGCCGGGGTCGAGGCCGACTCGCCTATTATCGGTCGGAATCAGGGAATGGGAGTCGGGTCGAGCTTGGCAGAGAACTCCGGCCTCACTAACTTCCAGCTGGTGTTCACAGCCGGCAAGTACAACGGCAGCTCCCTCTCCCTGCAGGGGTTGTTCCCTGTGGCCCCGCTGGGGACGGTGTTCGAACGGGCAATCACCGGCGGCACCGGAAAGTTCCGGCTGGCCAGAGGCTACTTGTTGACCACGGAAGTTCATGCCACCAACACAACCCTCACCGGACAACTCGACGCTTATATCGCCTTTCGCTAA
- the LOC122013961 gene encoding putative clathrin assembly protein At4g02650 — translation MAPSTIKKALGAVKDRTSIGLARVSHSAKLSDLDVAIVKATRHDEHPAADKYLREILNLTCYSRAYVGACVASLSRRLGRTKSWAVALKTLVLVHRLLAEGDPAYEREIFLATHRGTRMLNVSDFRDTSKSESWDFSAFVRTYALYLDERLDYRVQGLRKRRGSRTSFDLEEVEEEEAVEEAAAAADSSKTTPAREMKTEKLFVRTQHLQQLLERFLACRPTGAAKRHRLVVAALFPLVKDSFQIYCDLADIVNIFVDRFMDLEVPTCVHVHDLFSRLARQFDELDCFYGWAKSVGICRSSEYPDIEHITAKKLEVMNEFISDKSALRQRLHEAAAERAALPQAEEPKPAENEDMNQIKALPAPEDFSEEEPATDAMAVVENVTTFTLEEKEADLLNLNDDHAMTVEEHGDKLALALFDGSPAAAAAPKWEAFSIGEDADWESALVTTATNNLSGQRSSLGGGLDMMLLDGLYATGQGHYAAAINHSSKSASSVATTRAPMPALPAPPASGAPADPFAASLAVPPPAYVQMREMEVKQRWLTEEQRVWQRYASEGMQGQAAWSRQFVAYHAPAGSYQYQQNQYQFNGGYGRMA, via the exons ATGGCGCCGAGCACGATCAAAAAGGCGCTGGGAGCTGTGAAGGATCGCACGAGCATCGGGCTGGCGCGGGTGAGCCACAGCGCGAAGCTGTCGGATTTGGACGTGGCCATTGTGAAGGCGACGCGGCACGATGAGCATCCCGCCGCCGACAAGTACCTGCGGGAGATCCTGAACCTCACGTGCTACTCGCGGGCCTATGTCGGCGCCTGCGTCGCCTCGCTGTCGCGGCGGCTCGGCCGGACGAAGAGCTGGGCGGTCGCGCTCAAGACTCTGGTCCTCGTCCACCGCCTCCTCGCGGAGGGCGACCCCGCCTACGAGAGGGAGATCTTTTTGGCCACCCACCGCGGCACCCGCATGCTCAACGTGTCGGACTTCCGGGACACCTCCAAGTCCGAGTCGTGGGACTTCTCCGCCTTCGTCCGCACCTACGCGCTCTACCTCGACGAGCGGCTTGATTACCGGGTGCAGGGCCTACGCAAGCGCCGCGGAAGCAGGACCAGCTTCGACTTGGAGGAGGTCGAGGAGGAGGAGGCCGtggaggaggcggcggcggcggcggactCCTCCAAGACCACACCGGCCCGGGAGATGAAGACCGAGAAACTCTTTGTGCGAACGCAGCATCTGCAGCAGCTCTTGGAGCGATTCCTCGCTTGCCGCCCTACCG GTGCAGCGAAGCGCCACCGGCTGGTGGTGGCGGCGCTATTCCCGCTGGTGAAGGATAGCTTCCAAATCTACTGTGACCTCGCCGACATCGTCAACATCTTCGTCGACCGTTTCATGGATCTGGAAGTCCCCACTTGTGTGCACGTCCACGACCTCTTTTCCCGGCTCGCGAGGCAGTTCGACGAGCTCGACTGCTTCTACGGGTGGGCCAAGTCCGTCGGCATCTGCCGCTCGTCAGAGTACCCCGATATCGAGCACATCACGGCGAAGAAGCTGGAAGTGATGAACGAGTTCATCAGCGATAAATCCGCCCTCCGTCAGCGCCTCCATGAGGCCGCGGCCGAACGCGCCGCGCTCCCTCAGGCGGAGGAACCGAAACCGGCCGAGAACGAAGACATGAACCAAATCAAGGCTTTGCCCGCGCCGGAAGACTTCTCCGAAGAAGAACCTGCGACAGATGCGATGGCCGTCGTCGAGAATGTAACGACATTTACATTAGAAGAAAAGGAAGCGGATCTGTTGAACTTGAACGACGACCACGCGATGACCGTCGAAGAGCATGGGGACAAGCTCGCGCTGGCGCTGTTCGACGGGAgcccggcggcggcggcggcgcctaAATGGGAAGCGTTCTCGATCGGCGAGGACGCCGACTGGGAGTCGGCGCTGGTGACGACGGCGACCAACAACCTGTCCGGGCAGAGGTCGTCGCTGGGCGGCGGACTCGACATGATGTTGCTCGACGGCCTCTACGCCACGGGGCAGGGACACTATGCGGCGGCGATTAATCACAGTAGCAAGAGCGCGAGCAGCGTGGCCACTACGCGAGCACCAATGCCGGCGCTGCCGGCCCCTCCGGCGTCAGGCGCACCAGCGGACCCGTTCGCGGCGTCGTTGGCGGTGCCGCCGCCGGCGTACGTGCAGATGAGGGAAATGGAGGTGAAACAGCGGTGGCTGACTGAGGAGCAGCGAGTGTGGCAGCGGTACGCGAGCGAGGGGATGCAGGGGCAGGCTGCGTGGTCCAGACAGTTCGTTGCTTATCATGCTCCAGCTGGTTCATATCAATACCAGCAAAACCAGTACCAGTTTAATGGCGGATACGGCCGAATGGCTTGA
- the LOC122038982 gene encoding alpha-humulene 10-hydroxylase-like has product MEVAFSSVTLLLSFLVAIFFFFILRLRRKGVDDDAPLPTGPRAYPLIGNLHLVARGVPHQTLAELVREHAKGPLMRLRLGQVDCFVAANREAAQEIAKHQDLNFAYRPKMTFGQFFAYGNRNVALSPYGDYWKQMRKIYAMEMMSPSRVKSFFSIREVEYRTLVRDISVAGASGQAPVNVSSMLISTGSTIVVKCAFGNKGEKLQRQFLSLVKETLSLITSFAVADMFPSIRFMDSLTGLTYRLGRVHQKLDRMFNEIIALHEADVEDEKKDLIDVLLQLRDQGEDITLESIKAVILEVFLAGSETTSTTIEWAMSEMIRKPETLERAQEEVRRVISGRTKITERDLEKLTYLKMVIKETLRLHPPAPLLLRECKETCLVLGYKVPAGTRVLINGYGLGRDERYWVDALDFRPERFADGSLDYKGNNFEYLPFGSGRRICPGMNFGNASIEVALAHLLNYFDWKLPKGMKAEDVDMREIAGIATLRHSPLFMLATPAVPLP; this is encoded by the exons ATGGAAGTCGCCTTCTCCTCCGTTACTCTCCTCCTCTCTTTCTTGGttgccatcttcttcttcttcatcttacGCTTGAGGAGGAAGGGAGTCGACGATGACGCCCCTCTCCCGACGGGGCCGCGTGCGTATCCCCTGATCGGAAACTTGCACCTCGTCGCCCGGGGCGTGCCGCACCAAACTCTGGCTGAGTTGGTGCGTGAGCACGCGAAGGGGCCGCTCATGCGCCTGCGGCTCGGGCAGGTGGACTGTTTCGTGGCGGCCAACCGAGAGGCTGCGCAGGAGATCGCTAAGCACCAGGACTTGAACTTCGCCTACCGACCCAAGATGACCTTCGGCCAGTTCTTCGCCTACGGCAACCGCAATGTCGCCCTCTCCCCCTACGGCGACTACTGGAAACAGATGAGGAAGATCTACGCCATGGAGATGATGAGCCCCTCCCGCGTGAAGTCCTTCTTCTCCATTAGGGAGGTGGAGTACCGCACCCTGGTGAGGGACATTTCTGTCGCCGGGGCGTCGGGCCAGGCTCCCGTCAACGTCAGTTCTATGTTGATATCCACAGGCAGCACCATCGTCGTCAAGTGCGCGTTCGGGAACAAGGGCGAGAAACTCCAGCGCCAGTTCTTGAGCTTGGTGAAGGAGACGCTGAGCTTGATCACCAGCTTTGCGGTGGCCGACATGTTCCCTTCGATAAGATTCATGGATTCTCTCACCGGTTTGACGTACAGGTTGGGTCGGGTTCACCAGAAGCTCGACCGGATGTTTAATGAAATAATTGCGTTGCATGAGGCGGACGTGGAAGACGAGAAGAAGGACCTCATCGATGTGCTCCTCCAGCTCAGAGACCAAGGAGAGGACATCACACTCGAAAGCATCAAGGCTGTAATCCTg gAAGTATTCCTCGCAGGGAGCGAGACAACATCGACGACCATCGAATGGGCGATGTCAGAAATGATTAGGAAACCCGAGACGTTAGAGAGAGCTCAGGAGGAAGTGAGGCGAGTTATCAGCGGAAGGACAAAGATCACCGAGAGAGATCTGGAGAAGCTCACGTACTTGAAGATGGTGATCAAAGAGACGCTGAGGCTACACCCACCGGCACCCTTATTGCTTCGCGAGTGTAAGGAAACTTGCCTGGTGCTTGGATACAAAGTGCCTGCCGGAACTCGAGTGCTCATCAACGGATATGGGTTGGGCCGCGACGAGCGGTACTGGGTCGACGCCTTGGATTTCAGGCCGGAGAGGTTCGCCGACGGCTCTTTGGACTACAAGGGCAATAACTTTGAATATTTGCCATTTGGCTCAGGCCGAAGGATCTGCCCTGGCATGAACTTCGGGAACGCATCTATCGAGGTAGCCCTCGCTCATCTCCTCAACTACTTCGATTGGAAGCTTCCTAAAGGAATGAAGGCGGAAGATGTGGACATGAGAGAGATTGCCGGCATTGCTACTCTAAGGCACTCACCTCTCTTCATGCTTGCTACCCCTGCAGTTCCTCTTCCTTAA